One Lucilia cuprina isolate Lc7/37 chromosome 4, ASM2204524v1, whole genome shotgun sequence DNA segment encodes these proteins:
- the LOC124419617 gene encoding 60S ribosomal protein L5-like, giving the protein YYARKRLIFQDKNKYNTPKYRLIVRLSNKDITVQIAFSRIEGDRIVCAAYSHELPKYGVKVGLTNYAAAYCTGLLVARRILNKLGLDSLYSGCTEVTGEEYNVEPVNDGPGAFRCYLDVGLARTTTGARVFGAMKGAVDGGLNIPHSVKRFPGYSAETKSFNADVHRAHIFGQHVADYMRTLEEDDEESFKRQFSRYIKLGIRADDLEEIYKKAHQSIRADPTHKKVAKSGISKKRWNAKKLTNEQRKTKVAEHKAAFVAKLQAEADA; this is encoded by the coding sequence tactatGCCCGTAAACGCTTGATCTTCCAAGACAAGAACAAGTACAACACACCCAAATATCGTTTGATTGTACGTTTGTCCAACAAGGACATCACCGTACAAATTGCCTTCTCCCGCATTGAAGGTGATCGCATTGTATGCGCTGCCTACTCCCATGAATTGCCCAAATACGGTGTTAAGGTTGGTTTGACCAACTACGCTGCCGCTTACTGTACCGGTTTGTTGGTTGCCCGCCGTATCTTGAACAAATTGGGCTTGGACTCTTTGTATAGTGGTTGCACTGAAGTCACCGGTGAAGAATACAACGTTGAACCCGTCAATGACGGTCCCGGTGCTTTCCGTTGTTATTTGGATGTTGGTTTGGCTCGTACCACCACTGGTGCCCGTGTCTTCGGTGCCATGAAGGGTGCTGTTGATGGTGGTTTGAACATCCCTCACTCCGTCAAGCGTTTCCCCGGTTACTCCGCTGAAACTAAGAGCTTCAATGCTGATGTTCACCGTGCCCATATCTTCGGTCAACATGTTGCCGATTACATGCGCACCTTGGAGGAGGATGATGAAGAAAGCTTCAAACGCCAATTCAGCCGTTACATCAAGTTGGGAATCCGTGCTGATGATCTTGAAGAAATCTACAAAAAAGCCCACCAATCTATTCGTGCCGATCCTACCCACAAGAAGGTAGCTAAGAGCGGTATCTCTAAGAAGAGGTGGAATGCTAAGAAACTCACAAATGAGCAACGTAAAACTAAGGTGGCCGAACACAAGGCCGCTTTTGTTGCTAAACTTCAAGCTGAAGCTGATGCTTAA